The following DNA comes from Astatotilapia calliptera chromosome 6, fAstCal1.2, whole genome shotgun sequence.
CAGTTGCAGACATCCAGATTGCAGCGTAGGAGCTTGCTGCTATTCCAGTTGAGGTGAAACCTACAGCCGCCAGGACAATAGGAGCagagaccactgctacacctgaCAACAGGAAGCTGGTTACTGACCAGGATGCTTCAATGTGAATACATGTATGATATGTGTGACTTCACCTATGAGTGTTAGatgtaaaaatacataaatatttatatattatcaagggcgtagatttggttgtggcattggtggggacggataattcaaccaccaaacccagacatggactactggtgccccacacaacaactcaacgtccactatgtgaaggagccaaacacatgcattctcctctcgttaactgagataaactgctggcatatttgttgtacatctatactgtccagtatctcctggtggacatgacatacagcagcattgtttaatctcatttgagtCATTGTTGACCTTAGCCATGTTTTTAGTCTTCTGAGGgcactgaagcttctttcagcctcaGCCGAGGATACTGGGATGACTAAAAGCAGCCTGACAAGGCTTTCAACTTGATCAAACAGACCCCTCACCTCCACCGGCATTCCCCTAATGATAGTAGACACTTCTGTACTAGATGTAAAGGTATTTTTGGATCTGAACATGGCTAGCTGAACCTTTAGACTGTCTGTTAATTTCTGGGTAACGATCAATAATGCCATCCACCTCTCCAGTGAGCAGAATTTCCTCCAGTTTCTGCAAGACACCTAGATCTGGCTAGTTGAACCTCTCCTGAAACTGAACATCAACACTGTCCAGCACTTTGTAAAACTCTGCTCTGTAATGCTCTTCAGGTGACTTGGGAGTGTGCTGGCTAGCCCCGCCAGCATATCGTTTTGGTGGCCGTCTCTGGTGAGGAATCTGAATGGGCTCAACACCAAGGGAGTTCACCATTTTCGCTGCTTTGTCAAACATCTGATGGAatctttcttcatttcttttcaaCTGTTGAGTGGATGTGACACACTATTGAGCATCTCATTCCTGCAATGGTTGCAGTCAGTTTTTGCAGGGACTTGTTCAGACATTCTAGCTCCTCAGTAACTTCCAATGCCATAAGAAGTCCAAGCACTGTTCTGCCCTTTTCAAACCTCTCATGCATTCCATTTGCCCTAGCACTTGTGCTAGATCCAGCTGCTGCCATCTCCTGTAAACTAGTCAAAATACTGTCATACTGAGACAGCACTGCTTTAATAGCAGTTCCCCTTACAGTCCACCTGGTTGGGCAGAGAGTTCTGAGTGATACTGATGGTCCCTCTGAATCTGCTGCAACTGCTGAAAACATAGCTTTGAATCTTCCAGACTGTTTGCATAATGACCCCAGATCATGTACCCACTCTAAAGCATCACGTAGTACAGAACTAGCCTGACATGCAGCCTGTGTAATTAAGTTCAGGCAGTGAGGCCCACAATGCACGTACAATGCCAGTGGCTGTTGTTTCTTCACTTCTGCCTGAGCACCTGAATAAGCTCCTGACATGTTCACAGCACCATCATAGGTCTGACCTCTTAAACATGACATCGGCAAATTCAGCCTCAAAAGCACATCCACAGCTGTTCTAGCTATCTCTACTCCAGTAGTTCCTGAAACCTCATATAAGCCTACAAAAACCTCATGTGGAACCAGGTCCTCATCCACATATCTAAAACATATGGACTCTTGCTCTCTTCCTGTGATATCTTGAGTACCATCTATGATGATAGAGAACTGCAAGACAGTTAGAGACTGGATAGTTTGTGCAATATTTCTGACAATGCAGTTTCCAAACAACTGCAAAATCTCATTTTGCACTGGTGGAGCGGTATAGTCATGACAACAGATCAGCCAGTCAGAAAGACAGACATCATCTTTGGCGTTATATTTTAAGTGTTGAAAGAGGTTACCATCTTCCTTGCCATGTCCTCGCAGTGCCAAACCCTGTCTGATAAGAAACTGCATTGCACCCACAATGCTTTGTAAGCAGTGTCTGgcattttgctgttgttttgaaCAGGCAGTTGATAGTTGTGAATTTATTGGAGCTGCTTCTTGAGCGCTAGCTGTGACTGCATGGTGTTGGGATTGAGAATTTTGATGCCTTTCAAATCTTTCAACAGCATTCTTCCAGTTAGTAAACCCCTTTGATGAGAATGCAGGGTCTGCCTTTTTTGACATAATACTTTTCTGAACAGTATATATTTtcacacagtaaaaacaaagaattcccTTCACTGCATGGCTATAATGAAGCCATGGATACTCTTTGTACCACCTCTCTTGAAAACGGAGGACCCTACTGGACAATGTTTGAACTGGGATGCATTTAGGGTTTGGCTGGTTTGGCTTATTGTCCAAAATATCTTCACTTGTACTCTGTTCTTCATTGTTGTGACCTTCACTGCCACTCTCCCTGTTGCTCTCCCTGTTGCTTGCTACAGGTGTACTGGTTTCCTTAGAAATAGACCACATCATACAATTAGCTATACTGTAACACTGGTCATATGACAATACATAGCTTATGTAACTTCATGAGAACAGAGAACCACTTATTGTAGATAGATTACAGTGGATATAAAAAGTCGACACACACATGTTCAAATgccatttttttgtcatttaaaaaaatgacagcaaGTCAAATAATTTCACAACTTTCGCCACCTTTAATGTGGCCTATAAGGAGGAACTTGATCTTTCAGCACAGAAATTACCCAAAGCACACATCCAGAACAACAACAGAATGGCTTCACCAGAATAAAACTGAGGTTTTGGAAGAGACCAGAAAGAGTCCAGCCCTGAATCCCATCCGACATCTGTCGGGTGATCTGAAGAGGGCTGTGCACAGGAGATGTCCTCACAATCTGTCCGATTTGGAGGTTTATTTGCAAAGAAGAGTGAGCAAATATTGCCACATCAAGATGTGCCATGCTGATAGGTTGCTACCCAAAAAGACTGATTAGTGTGATAAAAGGCAAAGGTGCCGCAAACAAGTATTAGTTTAAGGGTGTGCATATTTGTGCAACCAggttattttaacttttttattttattgttcccCCCTttaaaggtttgtttgtttttcaggtgcATTGTCACATAAAGGTGAAAGAAGTTTTGGAACTATTTGACTTGCTGTCATTTTTTTACATGACAAAAACCTGGCATTTGAACATGGGTGTGTAGATTTTTTTATAGCCACTGTacatgtgttttatcctcagattaAAATTGTTATTATGTGCTTGATGTGCCTCACCTTTGGCCCTGGCTCTTCCCCTCTGACTGTACTAGGACATATTACCACCTGATAAAAATAACACATGGATTCATGCCATATAAAAAATGAGACAtgtcaattcagattctttgtcaaatatacactaatgaatgaatttacatcagcagcctaaCAACTGTCATGACAATACTAGTtaatctatagcaccaaatcatcagtcagtcacctgtgacctCGCCTCTTCACTTCTGTCcgagctacaacatggcagagctgcctctgtcacctgataaacaacagtgagacattccgaatacatgcagtcacacatgtgcttcaaatacagtcatgaaccaCCAGGTCATCATCCAATTCCACCTGTGATCTTGCATCACCAttgctctctgagctttgtgttttttcttctgtcacctgacaaataggacatacatgacaataagaataaaatgtggagctgcttcagtgtttctgtcaatttgtgcagatcttgactcatcagtaatgtttgtaggcTGAGTGCGTTTTTACaacaatttgtgcaaactgcactacaaggtggaatatttgcaaaatcatgactacctcatgatattttgtctcaaaaattaaccctatgaatatgtcagtgccattaggatgaaattattgtgtcaccaacattttaacgtTAGACATATACGTTTAACtgcctctgtaaactaatatcctggctgctcgaggctgccgttttctctgacagtgtcaatcaaaattagaaatgctgctctgagactgaaagaactaatagtgctgcctgttgtgcagttagtttccaaaacacgttattcgtggttacatacaattttagactgatgtgggccaaagcctagcatagcctgtaacgttattatgacggacacattttatgagtgaacttgactttaagtgacttacaggtttctttgaaaaatactttcgtATATCGaggttcttcctttttgctgccgctgttccagatctactggcgtttagatcaactggcgttggtcgaacagatgtgtggcagtcttgcgtttcagtagctcctaccgacaaaccagcaaaaaaacgccaaatgtgtcatctgtgacacttgtgaggttgtctcaaacacactccgtcagtcttgatgctgttgaacaacaaaatgtttaaaaatgtggcgagtttacctggtgatatcctcatgcgcgacgcgatcgcgaaaatggtaaatggtaaatggcctgtatttatatagcgctttactagtccctaaggaccccaaagcgctttacatatccagtcatccacccattcacgcacacattcacacactggtgatggcaagctacattgtagccacagccaccctggggcgcactgacagaggcgaggctgccggacactggcgccaccgggccctctgaccaccaccagtaggcaacgggtgaagtgtcttgcccaaggacacaacgaccgagactgtccaagccggggctcaaaccggcaaccttccgattacgaGGCGAACTCCCatctcttgagccacgatcgccccaacagcaaacagcaaacaagtaacaccacgccgttgttgttcacaggacagcaagagtaaacgattgggagactcttgtcgtctttatcgttcccctcgcacAGTTTATTtctccgaattcagcgtttttgcttcacaactacagcgtgcagtttactttgtgcactaacatggagtcgagtcaaccagcgccacctctggccaagtgccacagcctacagccagatcaacctgtgacacatctgcaccacgtttgaattcgtgtcatgcacatttgtacctttcaattgtgtctgtttgtgcgtcatgcaaataaacctttgaaatgaatgaaatgatatcatgtatttattatcagcctacatttgtacaaaatgccaaatgacatacacataagaatcaccatcctgatatcaatacttttgcccatacgaaaaatgtcgtgaacacactaatatttcaccagtgttgtaacatcacatgtcgttagcgtagtctgtctgtgtcttccctctgcaaacaacatgttagagttggttgtgatatacagtctgcataagtgtggtcaatctaataaacatttataaggagatggcagttactgtgaatgtacagcagttacacagtgattagtaataaacagtcagacaatgaccctgacaatctcattcaatcttgcagattgcaccttctgtggaaagtggtaccacacagtgtgtgtggacttcccctgtgcagaaggcgactacaaatgttgtgggtgctaaataaacagaaacaaatgatccctgttgtctttgcttactgattgttttcagtgttgacaatccacattgctggcattgcatctttcaacatgtttgtgggtagatttggatgtaccaggggtaagttcagccactcagcctctactcaatgtgatcatagcagcaggtgcagatgtgtcacaagttaatctagtagtgggctatggtcatgtgttagtggtgggaacagtcatatccactcactctcactggctgtttattactaatcactgtgtaactgctgtgaattcacagtaactgccgtctccttacaaatcttcattggattaaccacacttatacagactgtatataactccagccatgttgatgaattgcctatattggctggaaatattcattttcagggaaaagacacagacagacgatgcttacaggatgtgatgtgacaacactaatgaaatattgatgtgtcatatttgtccaaggtgtatttcattgttatggaaaaagagaatatcaaaatcatgatgaccaattggagtggtgatttctatgactttgtgtatataatttggaattttgtacaaatgtaggccaataaggaatatatgatatcatttcattctttccaaaggtttatttgcatgacgcacaaacagacacaattgaaaggtacaaatgtgcatgacacgaattcaaacgtggtgcagatgtgtgtcacaggttgatctggctgtaggctgtggcacttggccagaggtggcgctggttgactcgactccatgttagtgcacaaagtaaactgctcgctgtagttgtgaagcaaaaacgctgaattcggagaaataaaccgtgcgaggggaacgataacgacgacaagagtctcccgatcgtttactcttgctgtcctgtgaacaacaacggcgtggtgttacttgtttgctgttttcgcgatcgcgtcgcgcatgaggatatcaccaggtaaactcgccacatttttaaacattttgttgttcaacagcatcaagactgacggagtgtgtttgagataacctcacaagtgtcacagatgacacatttggcgtttttttgctggtttgtcggtagcagctcctgaaacgcaagactgccacacatctgttcgaccaacgccagttgatctaaacgccagtagatctggaacaccgccctcctctcctccttgcagGTCCTCCCAGCGCAAGCTTActgctgctaaaactaaacaacagAGTTCCCTGAcaggcacagccaatcacattggccatatttgtcacatgaggtagagaacgtaatttctgtgttgccaacttagcgactttgtcgctatatttagcgagttttcagaccctcttagcgacttttttttctaaaaagcgactagcgacaaatctggtgactttttctggtgttattggagacttatttatgacgactttttgacgtgaaaacgcgtatcgctcttactctcaacaagcatcCGTGCAGCCTTGGGCACCTCACCcgtgccaaagcgctcacaggcggaggatagtcctcccccagctgctatcagggTAGGAGATGTTCACACCTGTGCGTCCAAACGGCAAATGAATtgcgcatgagcgaagccgctgctcccgcactgactgtaacgcagtcagttcttcctttactgttatgctgttttgtggatcaaaaggtttaaaactacttataaacaaacacacacacacacacacacacatacataaagtaactccaccagagtgctaATTTCGGGGCACTTTTGCTGGTCAAGgcccggataaaggagcagggttggaattatgacattaaaaaacaataattgctaaaagaaatttaatttgtagttctaaataaattctaactgcatttaggaccttttttactcactttatgtctcttccacgatgttgtttctctctccaacagcataggttacatttacattagcatgaccaattatgcaaattgggCGATGGCGTCATttggcgacttctagcgacttttaggacaaccaatagcgagtttccttactgaggagttggcaacactgcgtaatttaactctttctgcactgctgggtgaatgagacgttgaATGatcgttttctttctttctatcgggtttgtttttctttactcgaagagatcaaattattggtggggacgtgtcccttccgtccatgccaaatctacgcccttgtatattatatatttttacctgCCCCGACTGCGAATGCTACCACTGTCACtgaaacacaagaaagaaaacaaaacttacCACAGCTCAACTGGAAATATTTAGACATTTTCTGTGACGGTAGAATCATGAGCTTATATTATGTAGAGATGATTTGAAAAAGGTAGCTGTACTCACACAGAATCATTATTCCACTCAGGATGAGGAGCTTAAAACTGAACGGTGTCTTAAACAGAAGAGTGAGGATCAGCTGTTATTTCTtggaaaatgaaactgaatgggCGTCACTGGGTCTGTGAAGTAAATAAACTTCCTTTAGTCGTCATAGAAAAAGTGATTGTGAGGTTGGATCTcagcagggccgtgcagagaggtttaaaggggcaggtgctcaaagttaaaaaggggcacattgaaccaggctgaataacaacaacacacattcatcaagaatctaatatgggcaacaaggcaaagcaaacgtagccgatgttttacctgatgggtacaatgttgctgttgaggggttgctgtggatggtgctggagggcagggctgtgttgatctgagactgtagacagtaaaaagtccataggagagatggtagctgattaaacaagtgttatgagataataacaaaatgcaaagattggtgacagcgcttggaaccataaggcaacaaaaagctgtgagaaataatttaggctctgcctg
Coding sequences within:
- the LOC113024579 gene encoding interferon alpha-inducible protein 27-like protein 2A isoform X1, which produces MILPSQKMSKYFQLSCGKFCFLSCVSVTVVAFAVGAGVAVVSAPIVLAAVGFTSTGIAASSYAAIWMSATAIANGGGVAAGSLFSLLQSAGMAGLSLLANAVLGIVGGIVGGIVGGIVAFLANFI
- the LOC113024574 gene encoding zinc finger MYM-type protein 1-like, with protein sequence MCDCMYSECLTVVYQVTEAALPCCSSDRSEEARSQVVICPSTVRGEEPGPKETSTPVASNRESNRESGSEGHNNEEQSTSEDILDNKPNQPNPKCIPVQTLSSRVLRFQERWYKEYPWLHYSHAVKGILCFYCVKIYTVQKSIMSKKADPAFSSKGFTNWKNAVERFERHQNSQSQHHAVTASAQEAAPINSQLSTACSKQQQNARHCLQSIVGAMQFLIRQGLALRGHGKEDGNLFQHLKYNAKDDVCLSDWLICCHDYTAPPVQNEILQLFGNCIVRNIAQTIQSLTVLQFSIIIDGTQDITGREQESICFRYVDEDLVPHEVFVGLYEVSGTTGVEIARTAVDVLLRLNLPMSCLRGQTYDGAVNMSGAYSGAQAEVKKQQPLALYVHCGPHCLNLITQAACQASSVLRDALEWVHDLGSLCKQSGRFKAMFSAVAADSEGPSVSLRTLCPTRWTVRGTAIKAVLSQYDSILTSLQEMAAAGSSTSARANGMHERFEKGRTVLGLLMALEVTEELECLNKSLQKLTATIAGMRCSIVCHIHSTVEKK